In Methanofollis sp., the DNA window CGCGGCTCACCGGGGGCTATCGCCCCCAGACCCCACATTAGGATAGGGCCGGGGAAGACAGAGCAGAGATCCTGAGTGGGAGATTGCCATCCCTCCGCCTATCCTGCACCGGGGGAAACGAGCGCCAGCGAGTTCGAGAAAACCGAAGGTTTTCGCTGACGGGGGCGGTAGTCCCCCGGAGGAGAGCGTCGGCAGGACACATGGTATGGCGCAGGAACACCTGCCGGACACGGTCCCGAAGAACCCGACAGCCCCCGCTCTCGCCCTCGCATGCCGTGCCAGCAGGATCAAAAAAAGAGGACCGGCCCCTCCCGCGGGGGCCGTCTTCGGGAGCGTTACTCCTGCTTCTCTTCGGGCTCGTCCGACTCTTCGGCCTCGTCCTCTCCGCCCTGCGTCGCGATCGTCCGCATCGACGGGAAGAGGATCACTTCCTTGATGGAGTCGTTGCCGGTGATGAGCATGACCAGGCGGTCGATACCGATGCCGACACCGCCGGTCGGGGGCATGCCGTAGCCGAGGGCGTTGACGAAGTCGTAGTCGATCATCTGCGCCTCAAGGTCGCCGAGGCGGCGCTTTGCGTCCTGCTCCTCGAAACGCTGCTTCTGGTCGAGGGGGTCGTTCAGCTCGGAGAAGCCGTTCGCAAGCTCCATGCCGTTCACGAAGAGCTCGAAACGCTCGGTGAAGCCGGGCTTCGAGCGGTGGCGCTTCGCCAGCGGCGAGTTCTCGACCGGGAAGTCGTAGATGAAAGTCGGCTGGATGAGTTTCTCCTCGCAGTAGTGGTCGAAGAAGAGAGGGAGGTAGTCGCCGTGGGTCTGTGCCGTCTCGCACTTCTCCACGCCCTCTTTTTCGGCAATCCTGGCGAGTTCGTCGAGAGGCGTCGCATAGACGTCGATGCCGCCGTACTCCTTCACCGCGTCCTCCATGCTGAGCCTCCTCCACGGCCGGGCAAAGGAGATCTCGTTGCCCGCGAAGGTGACCGTCGTCGTGCCGAGAGCGCTCTCGACAAGGTGGGTGATGACCTCCTCGGTGAGGTTCATCATGTCCTCGTAGTCATGGTAGGCGGCATAGATCTCCACCATCGAGAACTCAGGGTTGTGGTGGGTGTCGATGTCCTCGTTCCTGAAGTTCTTCGCGATCTCGTAGACCTTCTCGAAGCCGCCGACGACAAGCCTCTTCAGGTAGAGTTCCGGGGCGATGCGGAGGAAGAGTTGCTGCTCCAGGGCGTTGTGGTAGGTGATGA includes these proteins:
- the lysS gene encoding lysine--tRNA ligase, producing the protein MSDSQISFDEAKLTKYRELQEAGLTLYPAHYERKQTLGEIKETFAEIGHDQSEEEVVTAGRIYALRHHGKTIFVDIGDASARMQLYVRKDDVGDEPFEFIKKYLDAGDIIGATGHVFRTKMGEITVWVSRFDLLTKSVCPMPEKFHGLKNTEQRYRHRYLDLIMNEESRQTFRTRSHAIAGLRNFLNGRGFMEFETPTLQSVYGGANARPFITYHNALEQQLFLRIAPELYLKRLVVGGFEKVYEIAKNFRNEDIDTHHNPEFSMVEIYAAYHDYEDMMNLTEEVITHLVESALGTTTVTFAGNEISFARPWRRLSMEDAVKEYGGIDVYATPLDELARIAEKEGVEKCETAQTHGDYLPLFFDHYCEEKLIQPTFIYDFPVENSPLAKRHRSKPGFTERFELFVNGMELANGFSELNDPLDQKQRFEEQDAKRRLGDLEAQMIDYDFVNALGYGMPPTGGVGIGIDRLVMLITGNDSIKEVILFPSMRTIATQGGEDEAEESDEPEEKQE